A single genomic interval of Aneurinibacillus migulanus harbors:
- a CDS encoding single-stranded DNA-binding protein: MLNRAVLLGRLTKDPEMRYTPSGTAVTTFTLAIDRRMTNQQGERETDFLPIVVWSKLAELCAQYLKKGQQAAVEGRIQVRNYENKEGRRVYVTEIVAENVQFLSGGQGQGGEPSYAGGFDKPASSFGGSGGGGRSRDSFNDNPFADDQKPIDISDDDLPF; encoded by the coding sequence GTGTTGAATCGTGCGGTACTGTTAGGTCGCTTAACGAAAGATCCAGAGATGCGCTATACGCCGAGCGGAACGGCTGTAACCACATTTACGCTTGCTATCGATCGTCGTATGACGAACCAGCAAGGTGAGAGGGAAACAGATTTTCTCCCGATCGTAGTGTGGAGCAAGCTGGCTGAGCTGTGCGCGCAGTATCTGAAAAAAGGACAGCAAGCTGCCGTGGAGGGGCGCATTCAAGTGCGCAACTACGAGAATAAGGAAGGTCGTAGAGTCTACGTGACAGAAATTGTGGCCGAGAATGTCCAATTCCTGAGCGGTGGACAAGGTCAAGGCGGAGAACCGTCGTATGCAGGCGGTTTTGATAAGCCGGCTTCCTCGTTTGGAGGCAGCGGTGGCGGCGGACGTTCACGCGATTCATTTAATGATAATCCCTTTGCTGATGATCAGAAACCGATTGATATATCGGATGATGACTTACCATTTTAA
- the rpsR gene encoding 30S ribosomal protein S18: MAQRRGRGKRRKVCYFTSNKITHIDYKDVDLLKKFVSERGKILPRRVTGTSAKYQRMLTVAIKRARQIALLPYVTE; this comes from the coding sequence ATGGCACAACGTCGTGGACGCGGTAAGCGTCGTAAAGTGTGTTATTTTACTTCCAATAAAATTACGCACATCGACTACAAAGATGTAGATTTGCTGAAGAAGTTCGTCAGCGAACGCGGTAAGATTTTACCTCGCCGTGTGACTGGCACTTCTGCAAAATATCAGCGTATGCTGACTGTTGCAATCAAACGTGCTCGTCAAATTGCTCTGTTGCCTTACGTAACGGAGTAG